The genomic stretch GGCACGGCTGCGGGAGCAATCGCGTCGCCGGCGGTCGTGACGGGCACGGCTGGAGGCAACACTCCCGACATCGGATACGGCGCGGCACCCCAGTAGACGGGCCAACCGTAATACGAATGGAGGTCCCGCTGATGCTGCTGCGAGACCGGTGCGTCCTCTTCGATGCCGGGGCTGTCTTCCACCTGCTTGCGTGTGAGTCGGACGGGGAGCTTCCCTTCCGGCCACACGCCGACGGTCACCGCATCGGGTGCGAGCAGCACCTTGCGGCCGGTGAGCCATCCACCGGTGTCGGCCACGAGATAGCGAATCGTCCACGACTCGTCGTCGAACAAGACGTCCTTGATTTTGCCGATCGGTTCGTCGCGGGCGTCGATCTTGAGTCCTTTGAGTTCGGAAAGCGGATACAGCATGGGAATGTCTCCTGTATTGAGGTTGTGGATGCGCGACGACTTCCCGAAGCGCCGGGTGCCGTCTCGATCCACCCTTCATCGCCCGGGGCGTGCCACGTCGTGCCGGAAACGCGTCTCCGACGCCCGCGCATGGGAGGGGTACCGTCCGCCTCGGGCGGCCGGTCCACCGGCAACCACGCATCGATCCGCGCCGGGTTCGAGGCGCGGCGCCGTCCCCGAGCCGAAGCCGCTCTCGGGACCGACGCCACCGGTGCAGAGCGCAATGCCGAAGCAAACGAATCGTCGCGTTGTGCACGCCGCGTCGGTTCGAAGAGCGGGCTCGCGCGCGAGATGAGAGGCGAAAGGCTCGAGAGCGTTCGATGCCTACCGCCACGTCTTCGGCGTTTGCGTGCCGTGCGGCCGCCCCGTGGTCCAAGGTCACGGAGGGGTGCACGACGCAACGACTTCGTGCCTCCTTCGGTGCGTTTCGCCCCGCGGTCCGTGACGCTGAATCGAAGCCCGCTCCCGGTGGTCGCGAGGACACAGCCGCGCCTTGGCACGGATCACGCGCCGTCACGACTCCCGCGGCCCGTGCATCGATCGCGGCCGCTCGACCTCAACGTATCCACGAAAACATGACAACACCACTCAAAGACATACGCGTCGCCGTTCTCGCAACCGACGGCTTCGAACAATCCGAACTCCTCGAGCCCCGACGCGCCCTTCGCGAGGCAGGCGCCGAAACCTCCGTCGTCTCGCTTCGGAGCGGGTCGATTCGCGGCTGGAAACACGACGAGAAGGGCGACTCGGTCGATGTCGACCTCACGGTC from Opitutales bacterium ASA1 encodes the following:
- a CDS encoding PRC-barrel domain-containing protein is translated as MLYPLSELKGLKIDARDEPIGKIKDVLFDDESWTIRYLVADTGGWLTGRKVLLAPDAVTVGVWPEGKLPVRLTRKQVEDSPGIEEDAPVSQQHQRDLHSYYGWPVYWGAAPYPMSGVLPPAVPVTTAGDAIAPAAVPAGDPNLRSGGEVTGCTIQATDGDLGHVGDFLVDTRDWVIRFVIVDTRNWLPGRKVLLRPRHVDRVSWSRGEVTVKLDRKSIEERPEFDPDSPPEAAAGDLFLTGRDPARR